Proteins from one Peromyscus eremicus chromosome 8a, PerEre_H2_v1, whole genome shotgun sequence genomic window:
- the Sez6 gene encoding seizure protein 6 homolog, with amino-acid sequence MEVYLVVPPALSPGMSKALSHFENRDQDYSPSLLGADKILYELKVEPASADLFLAVKDLESSGPQVERLSSETPITGEGQATGIKEMDGELTAAPTPEQPDRGVHFVTTAPTLKLLNHHPLLEEFLQEGLERSEEALRPALPFQPDSPTPFTPSPLPRLANQDSRPVFTSPTPAVAAAPTQPHSREKPWNLESEPPELHITSPLPPGPSMAVPTLHSEDRPSTTPTSRTWTPTQEGPGDMGRPWVPEVMSQTTGLGIEGTVATSPASGDDEETTTTTTIITTTITTVQPPGPCSWNFSGPEGSLDSPTVPSSPSDVGLDCFYYISVYPGYGVEIKVENISLQEGETITVEGLGGPDPVPLANQSFLLRGQVIRSPTHQAALRFQSLPPPAGPGTFHFHYQAYLLSCHFPRRPAYGDVTVTSLHPGGSARFHCATGYQLKGARFLTCLNATQPFWDSQEPVCIAACGGVIRNATTGRIVSPGFPGNYSNNLTCHWLLEAPESQRLHLHFEKVSLAEDDDRLIIRNGNNVEAPPVYDSYEVEYLPIEGLLSSGRHFFVEFSTDSSGAAAGMALRYEAFQQGHCYEPFVKYGNFSSSAPSYPVGTTVEFSCDPGYTLEQGSIIIECVDLHDPQWNETEPACRAVCSGEITDSAGVVLSPNWPEPYGRGQDCIWGVHVEEDKRIMLDIRVLRIGSGDVLTFYDGDDLTARVLGQYSGPRGHFKLFTSMADVTIQFQSDPGTSALGYQQGFVIHFFEVPRNDTCPELPEIPNGWKSPSQPELVHGTVVTYQCYPGYQVVGSSILMCQWDLSWSEDLPSCQRVTSCRDPGDVEHSRRLISSPKFPVGATVQYICDQGFVLTGSAILTCHDRQAGSPKWSDRAPKCLLEQFKPCHGLSAPENGARSPEKRIHPAGATIHFSCAPGYVLKGQASIKCVPGHPSHWSDPPPICRAASLDGFYNGRSLDVAKAPATSSALDAAHMAAAIFLPLVAMVLLVGGVYLYFSRLQGKSPLQLPRTHPRPYNRITVESAFDNPTYETGSLSFAGDERI; translated from the exons ATGGAAGTTTATCTGGTTGTACCCCCAGCTTTGTCCCCAGGGATGAGCAAGGCCTTGAG CCATTTTGAAAACAGAGACCAGGACTATTCTCCTAGCCTCCTCGGAGCTGACAAAATTCTGTATGAACTGAAAGTGGAACCAGCATCCGCTGACCTTTTCTTGGCAGTGAAGGATCTAGAGTCCAGTGGGCCCCAAGTAGAAC GACTCTCCTCAGAGACTCCAATCACAGGGGAAGGTCAAGCCACAGGCATCAAGGAGATGGATGGGGAGCTGACCGCAGCCCCAACACCTGAGCAGCCAGACCGGGGCGTCCACTTTGTCACCACGGCTCCCACCCTCAAGCTGCTCAACCACCATCCACTTCTGGAGGAATTCCTTCAAGAGGGGCTAGAAAGGAGTGAGGAAGCCCTGAGGCCGGCACTGCCCTTCCAGCCTGATTCACCTACACCCTTCACTCCAAGCCCCCTTCCCCGCCTGGCCAACCAGGACAGCCGCCCGGTTTTTACCAGTCCAACTCCAGCTGTGGCTGCAGCACCCACCCAGCCCCACTCCAGGGAGAAGCCTTGGAACCTAGAGTCAGAGCCCCCTGAGCTTCATATCACATCTCCTCTACCTCCAGGGCCTAGTATGGCAGTGCCCACTTTGCACTCAGAGGACAGACCGAGTACGACACCCACCAGCCGAACATGGACTCCAACCCAGGAGGGTCCTGGAGACATGGGCAGACCTTGGGTTCCAGAGGTCATGTCTCAGACCACAGGGCTTGGTATCGAGGGGACCGTTGCCACCTCCCCAGCTTCCGGGGATGACGAagagaccaccaccaccaccaccatcattactaCTACCATCACCACAGTCCAGCCACCAG GCCCTTGTAGCTGGAATTTCTCAGGCCCAGAGGGCTCTCTGGACTCCCCCACAGTCCCCAGCTCACCCTCTGATGTTGGCCTGGACTGTTTCTACTACATCTCTGTCTATCCTGGCTATGGAGTAGAGATCAAG GTGGAGAACATCAGCCTGCAGGAAGGGGAGACCATAACGGTGGAGGGCCTGGGGGGGCCTGACCCAGTGCCCCTGGCTAACCAGTCTTTCCTGCTGAGGGGCCAAGTCATTCGCAGCCCCACCCACCAAGCAGCCCTGAGGTTCCAAAGCCTTCCACCACCTGCTGGGCCTGGCACCTTCCATTTCCACTACCAAG CCTACCTCCTGAGCTGCCACTTTCCCCGACGTCCAGCTTACGGAGATGTGACTGTTACCAGCCTCCACCCAGGAGGCAGTGCCCGCTTCCACTGTGCCACTGGCTACCAGCTGAAGGGTGCCAGGTTCCTCACCTGTCTCAATGCTACCCAGCCCTTCTGGGATTCCCAAGAGCCTGTCTGCATCG CTGCTTGTGGCGGAGTGATTCGGAATGCCACCACTGGCCGCATTGTCTCTCCCGGCTTCCCGGGCAACTACAGCAACAACCTCACCTGCCACTGGTTGCTAGAGGCTCCTGAGAGCCAGAGGCTGCACCTGCACTTTGAAAAGGTCTCCCTGGCAGAAGATGATGACAG GCTCATCATCCGCAATGGGAACAACGTGGAGGCCCCACCAGTGTACGATTCCTACGAGGTGGAATACCTGCCCATTGAGGGCCTGCTCAGCTCTGGCAGACACTTCTTTGTGGAGTTTAGTACTGATAGCAGCGGCGCAGCAGCAGGCATGGCCCTGCGCTATGAGG CCTTTCAGCAGGGCCACTGCTATGAGCCTTTTGTCAAATATGGCAACTTCAGCAGCAGCGCACCCTCCTACCCTGTGGGTACCACTGTGGAGTTCAGCTGTGACCCTGGCTACACCCTGGAGCAGGGCTCCATCATCATCGAGTGTGTCGACCTCCACGACCCCCAGTGGAATGAGACAGAGCCAGCCTGCCGAG CCGTGTGCAGCGGGGAGATCACAGACTCTGCGGGCGTGGTGCTCTCTCCAAACTGGCCGGAACCTTATGGCCGAGGGCAGGATTGCATCtggggtgtgcatgtggaggaggACAAGCGCATCATGCTGGATATCCGAGT GCTGCGCATAGGCTCTGGGGACGTACTGACCTTCTACGATGGGGATGACCTGACAGCCCGGGTCCTGGGCCAATACTCAGGGCCCCGTGGCCACTTCAAGCTCTTTACCTCCATGGCTGATGTCACCATCCAGTTCCAGTCAGATCCTGGGACATCGGCGCTGGGCTACCAGCAAGGATTTGTCATCCACTTCTTTG AGGTGCCCCGCAATGATACATGTCCAGAGCTACCCGAGATCCCCAACGGCTGGAAGAGCCCGTCACAGCCTGAGCTGGTGCATGGCACAGTGGTCACCTACCAGTGCTACCCTGGCTACCAGGTGGTGGGATCCAGTATTCTCATGTGCCAGTGGGACCTAAGCTGGAGTGAGGACCTGCCCTCATGCCAGAGGG TGACATCCTGCCGTGACCCAGGGGATGTGGAACACAGCCGACGCCTCATATCCAGCCCCAAGTTTCCTGTGGGGGCAACTGTGCAGTATATTTGTGACCAGGGTTTTGTGCTGACGGGGAGTGCCATCCTCACCTGCCATGATCGCCAGGCTGGCAGCCCCAAGTGGAGTGACAGGGCCCCCAAATGTCTGT TGGAACAGTTCAAGCCATGCCATGGCCTCAGTGCCCCGGAGAATGGTGCCCGCAGTCCTGAGAAGCGGATTCACCCAGCAGGGGCCACCATCCACTTCTCCTGTGCCCCTGGCTATGTGCTGAAGGGCCAGGCCAGCATCAAATGTGTGCCTGGACACCCCTCACATTGGAGTGACCCCCCACCCATCTGCAGGGCTG CCTCTCTGGATGGGTTCTACAACGGCCGTAGCCTGGATG TTGCCAAGGCACCTGCCACCTCCAGTGCCCTGGATGCTGCCCACATGGCAGCCGCCATCTTCCTACCACTGGTGGCCATGGTGCTGCTGGTGGGAGGTGTGTACCTCTACTTCTCCAG GCTCCAGGGGAAAAGTCCCCTGCAGCTTCCCCGAACTCATCCTCGCCCCTATAACCGCATCACGGTGGAGTCAGCATTTGACAACCCAACTTACGAGACTGGA TCTCTTTCCTTCGCAGGAGACGAGAGAATATGA